In Rhodothermales bacterium, the genomic window TTGCTTGACGAGATCTTAACAGTCATTAGCTCGGGTCTGTGTGATTTCAAATCACGTTTTCAAGGAGTCGTTGCTGGCTCAACCGCCTCACGATCTTCCATCCACTGCAGCAAGGCCGGGAGGAAGAGGAGCGCGGCGAGGAGCGTCGCGCCGATCCCGATGAGGGCGAGGAGTCCGATCGAGCGGAGGCCGGGGTGGAACGAGAGCAGGAGGCCGGAGAACCCGATCATCGTCGTGAGCGCTCCCATCGTGACATGCTCGCCGGTGGAGCGGAGGACGTAGCGGAGCGAGCCCGGCCCCTCCTCCCGATAACGGTGGACGAGGTGCACCCCGCAGTCGTTGCCGATGCCGAGCACGGCCGGGAGCACGACGAGGTTGTAGAACGTGAGGGAGACGCCGGCTAGTACCATCAGCCCGAGCATCCAGAGGACGCCGACGACGAGCGGCACGAGCGCGAGGAGCGCCCACTTGACGGAGCGGAAGACGAGGAACATGAGCAGCGCGATCAGTGCAAAGGTGATGCCGACCATCAGCGGCGCCTCGGCGAGCATCAGCCGCAGCATCTCTGCCGCGACGATCGACGTCGACCCGGCGTAGTACGTCTCTCCCTCCACCTCCACGACGCCGACCTCGTCGGAGAAGGCCATCGAGAGGCGGGCGTCTTCGGAGAGCGAGCCGCGCGGGTACACGATGACGAAGTTGCCGACCTCGCCCGACTTCGACGTGAACGTCTGCTTGAGTTCGTCGGGTACGTCGGCGAGGGCAATCGGCGCGGTCGTGCTCGCGGCGCGGCGGACGCGAGCGATCTCGCCGGTCGTGTCCGCCGCGAGGAACGGGTCGTCCGTGAGTTCGCGGATCTCGGCGATCCAGTCGAGCTTGGCGCGGGCGGCCTCCGGCGTCGTCGGAAACCGCTCCTGCAGGCTCTCGACGGCGAGGATCAGCGTGTCCTCGCCGGCCCGGCGCCGCAGTTCCACGACGAGCGGCTCCACGTCGGACGCGTCGTCCACGACGATGTACGCCGGGTTGCGACGGTTGCTCGACGGGTAGACGCCGGAGAGCCGGTCGGCGCGGTCGTAGTAGTCGCGGTACTCGGGCTCCAAACTGCTGAAGTTGTACTCGAACCGCTCCTGCGGCAGCGCGAAGAGCGACAGCACGACGGCGACGAGGCTCGCGGCGAGGATCGTCCGCGCGGCCGGGAACGGCCGCGGATCGGCCGCCACGACGGGCTCGTCGTCGTGCGCTTCGAGGCGGAGCAGCCCGAACCGCTCGCTGAGGATGAGGAGCGCCGGGAGGACGAGCAGCATCGCGAAGAGGGCGAACACGATCCCGAGGCCGCCGATGAACCCGAACTCGCTGAAGCCACGGAAGTCAGCGATCGTGAGCGCGAAGAGGGCGATCGCCGTCGTCGCGGCGCTGACGGCGACGGCCTGCCCGGTCGAGACGAACGTCATTTCGGCGGCGTCGGCGGGGCTCAGCCCGTGCCCGCGCTCTTCCGTATAGCGCGCGTAGAAGTGGATGCCGTAGTCGATTCCGAGCCCGAAGAGGACGAGCGCGAGTGTCGACGTCATCAGGTTCAGCGCGCCGAACACGGCGCCCGCGATCCCGAACGTCCACGCCAGACTCATCAGGAGGGGGATGCCGATGAGCCCCGCCGTCACCGGCAGCCGGGCGAGTTCGCTGAGTACGACGCGCCGCGTCCGTCCGCGAACCTGGAGCGCTTTGTACAGGAAGTAGAGCACGACGAAGAGCAGCACGGCGGCGGCACCGAGCCCGAAGCTGCTCTGCACGTCGTTCGTGATCGCCTCGATTTCGATCTGCTGCCGGAGGAGGCGGCCGGCCGTCGTGACCTCCATCTGCGGATCGAACTGCGCGGGCTGCACCGCTGCCACGAGCGAGTCGAGCTGCCGGTACGTGTCGCGAATGAAGCCGATGTTGGTCTGCGCGCCGCTCGGATAGAACCGGAGGGCGAGCACGGTCGAGTCGGGCGAGACGGCATACTCGCGCGGCTGCAGGTCGCGGAGGCCTTCCAACCCTCCCGCGTCCGACTCCTCTTCGTCGAGCCCGAGGTCGTCGTCGAGGTCGACGAAGAACGGATTGGCTTCGAGCCGCGCCTCCTCGGCCGTGTCTTCGAGGAAATACTGGAGCTGGTCCAATTCCTCGTCGGAGGCGAAATAGAGCGCGTTCTGCGCGAGGAATGTCGTGTCCTTCCGAAAGTCGACGCGGGTGAAGACGGGCTCGCCGCGCCACTGAAGGGCAAGGGCCTGCGGGATTAGCGCCTCGGCGAAGCGCTTGTTCGCCGCGAACGACGGGCTTTCGATGGCGACGTCGACGGGCGTTTCCGAGCCGACGGTGGCGCGGAGCCGCTCGAGCGCCTGCACGCTCACGTAGTCGTCGGGCAGCAGGTTCGCGAGGTCCGTGTCGATCTTCAGCCGCGTCGCGGACACGAGCCCGAGCGCGGCGAGCACGAGCGCGACGGCGACGACGGCGAACGGGCTCCGCACGAT contains:
- a CDS encoding MMPL family transporter, producing the protein MERLFESLRPLIHAIVRSPFAVVAVALVLAALGLVSATRLKIDTDLANLLPDDYVSVQALERLRATVGSETPVDVAIESPSFAANKRFAEALIPQALALQWRGEPVFTRVDFRKDTTFLAQNALYFASDEELDQLQYFLEDTAEEARLEANPFFVDLDDDLGLDEEESDAGGLEGLRDLQPREYAVSPDSTVLALRFYPSGAQTNIGFIRDTYRQLDSLVAAVQPAQFDPQMEVTTAGRLLRQQIEIEAITNDVQSSFGLGAAAVLLFVVLYFLYKALQVRGRTRRVVLSELARLPVTAGLIGIPLLMSLAWTFGIAGAVFGALNLMTSTLALVLFGLGIDYGIHFYARYTEERGHGLSPADAAEMTFVSTGQAVAVSAATTAIALFALTIADFRGFSEFGFIGGLGIVFALFAMLLVLPALLILSERFGLLRLEAHDDEPVVAADPRPFPAARTILAASLVAVVLSLFALPQERFEYNFSSLEPEYRDYYDRADRLSGVYPSSNRRNPAYIVVDDASDVEPLVVELRRRAGEDTLILAVESLQERFPTTPEAARAKLDWIAEIRELTDDPFLAADTTGEIARVRRAASTTAPIALADVPDELKQTFTSKSGEVGNFVIVYPRGSLSEDARLSMAFSDEVGVVEVEGETYYAGSTSIVAAEMLRLMLAEAPLMVGITFALIALLMFLVFRSVKWALLALVPLVVGVLWMLGLMVLAGVSLTFYNLVVLPAVLGIGNDCGVHLVHRYREEGPGSLRYVLRSTGEHVTMGALTTMIGFSGLLLSFHPGLRSIGLLALIGIGATLLAALLFLPALLQWMEDREAVEPATTP